The Impatiens glandulifera chromosome 3, dImpGla2.1, whole genome shotgun sequence genome contains a region encoding:
- the LOC124930863 gene encoding putative GEM-like protein 8: MKVDQEDMQQFVKSPAAVKSFETDPQVFSPSESKTSPRSSFSYDSSPFNHKLKNPTRKSSNGYVYRIREHVRMGTTFTETVKGKLSLGAKIVKAGGRENIFKQIFGMEEEEKLLKASQCYLFTTAGPIAGILFVSTLKVAFCSERSIPVPAAFSSQSSAGTGTPYKVVIPIRKIKRGNESENVNKPAEKYIEIVTEDDYEFWFMGFVRFEKALFNLHKAISMSTTV; this comes from the exons ATGAAGGTAGATCAGGAAGATATGCAGCAATTTGTGAAATCTCCGGCAGCGGTTAAGTCCTTCGAGACAGATCCACAGGTCTTTTCTCCATCTGAATCCAAAACTTCACCGCGTTCTTCATTTTCCTACGACTCTTCTCCTTTCAATCACAAATTAAAGAATCCTACCAGGAAATCTTCAAACGGTTACGTTTACAGAATTCGCGAGCACG tGAGAATGGGGACAACATTTACAGAGACTGTGAAGGGGAAATTGAGCCTGGGAGCGAAGATTGTAAAGGCAGGAGGAAGGGAGAACATATTCAAGCAAATATTTGGgatggaggaagaagagaagcTACTGAAGGCATCACAATGTTACTTGTTTACAACTGCTGGTCCTATTGCAGGCATTCTCTTCGTTTCGACATTGAAGGTTGCTTTCTGCAGCGAGCGTTCAATTCCTGTGCCTGCTGCTTTTTCGAGTCAATCCTCCGCTGGTACCGGGACACCATACAAG GTTGTAATTccaattagaaaaataaagagagGAAATGAGAGTGAGAATGTGAACAAACCAGCAGAAAAATACATTGAAATTGTGACAGAAGACGACTACGAGTTCTGGTTCATGGGTTTTGTTCGATTCGAGAAGGCTCTTTTCAATCTACACAAGGCCATCTCAATGTCCACCACCGTATGA
- the LOC124929450 gene encoding V-type proton ATPase catalytic subunit A, whose translation MPSVYGARLTTFEDSEKESEYGYVRKVSGPVVIANGMAGAAMYELVRVGHDNLIGEIIRLEGDSATIQVYEETAGLTVNDPVLRTHKPLSVELGPGILGNIFDGIQRPLKTIAKLSGDVYIPRGVSVPALDKDTLWEFQPKKLGEGDLLTGGDLYANVFENTLMQHHVALPPDAMGKITYLAPAGQYSLKDTVLELEFQGVTKKFTMLQTWPVRTPRPVAAKLAADTPLLTGQRVLDALFPSVLGGTCAIPGAFGCGKTVISQALSKYSNSDTVVYVGCGERGNEMAEVLMDFPQLTMTLPDGREESVMKRTTLVANTSNMPVAAREASIYTGITIAEYFRDMGYNVSMMADSTSRWAEALREISGRLAEMPADSGYPAYLAARLASFYERAGKVKCLGGPERTGSVTIVGAVSPPGGDFSDPVTSATLSIVQVFWGLDKKLAQRKHFPSVNWLISYSKYSTALESFYEQFDSDFINIRTKAREVLQREDDLNEIVQLVGKDALAESDKITLETAKLLREDYLAQNAFTPYDKFCPFYKSVWMMRNIIHFYNLANQAVERAAGMDGQKISYTLIKHRLGDLFYRLVSQKFEDPAEGEEALVAKFTKLHEDLTTGFRNLEDETR comes from the exons ATGCCGTCCGTTTACGGTGCTCGATTGACAACGTTTGAAGATTCGGAAAAAGAGAGCGAGTATGGCTACGTGCGTAAG GTGTCAGGACCAGTTGTTATAGCAAATGGAATGGCAGGAGCTGCCATGTACGAACTGGTTCGTGTTGGACATGATAATCTTATTGGAGAAATTATTCGTTTAGAAGGAGATTCTGCTACAATTCAAG TTTATGAAGAAACGGCTGGATTAACGGTGAATGATCCTGTTCTACGAACTCACAAA CCTTTATCTGTGGAGTTGGGTCCTGGAATCCTGGGGAATATATTTGATGGTATACAG AGGCCCCTAAAAACCATAGCAAAATTATCTGGTGATGTATATATTCCTCGCGGTGTTTCTGTCCCAGCTCTTGATAAAGATACACTTTGGGAATTTCAGCCTAAAAAATTAG GCGAGGGAGATCTTCTAACTGGTGGAGACTTATATGCT AATGTCTTTGAAAATACTTTAATGCAACATCATGTAGCTCTTCCTCCTGATGCAATGGGAAAGATAACCTATTTAGCACCCGCTGGACAATATTCATTGAAG GATACTGTTCTAGAGCTTGAGTTCCAAGGCGTGACAAAGAAGTTTACCATGCTTCAG ACATGGCCTGTAAGAACACCTCGTCCTGTTGCAGCAAAACTTGCTGCGGACACTCCTCTTCTCACTGGACAG CGTGTACTTGACGCACTTTTCCCTTCGGTTCTTGGTGGAACATGTGCTATTCCTGGTGCATTTGGATGTGGAAAAACAGTGATTAGTCAAGCCCTTTCAAAG TACTCTAACTCAGATACTGTTGTCTATGTTGGATGTGGAGAAAGAGGAAATGAAATGGCAGAG GTTCTTATGGACTTCCCTCAATTGACAATGACACTACCTGATGGCCGTGAAGAATCTGTCATGAAACGTACCACACTTGTGGCGAACACTTCAAATATGCCTGTGGCAGCTCGTGAGGCTTCTATTTATACAG GAATCACCATAGCTGAATACTTTAGAGATATGGGATATAATGTCAGCATGATGGCTGATTCAACATCCCGTTGGGCAGAAGCATTGCGTGAAATCTCTGGTCGACTG GCAGAAATGCCGGCAGATAGTGGATATCCTGCTTATCTGGCTGCACGTTTAGCTTCATTTTATGAACGTGCTGGTAAAGTGAAATGTCTTGGTGGGCCAGAACGTACTGGAAGTGTTACAATTGTTGGTGCTGTTTCTCCCCCAGGTGGAGATTTTTCTGATCCTGTTACATCTGCTACCCTCAGCATTGTCCAG GTCTTCTGGGGTCTGGACAAGAAATTGGCACAGAGGAAACATTTCCCTTCTGTAAACTGGCTCATTTCATATTCAAAATACTCAACG GCATTGGAATCCTTTTATGAGCAATTTGACTCAGATTTTATCAACATCAGGACAAAAGCTCGCGAGGTGTTGCAGAGAGAAGATGATTTGAACGAAATTGTCCAA CTTGTTGGAAAGGATGCTTTAGCAGAATCTGATAAAATCACTTTAGAGACTGCAAAACTTTTGCGAGAGGATTATCTTGCCCAGAATGCTTTCACGCc GTACGACAAGTTCTGCCCATTCTACAAGTCTGTCTGGATGATGCGTAACATAATCCATTTCTATAATTTGGCAAATCAG GCAGTAGAGCGAGCAGCTGGTATGGATGGACAAAAGATATCGTACACTCTTATCAAGCATCGTTTAGGAGATCTTTTCTATCGCTTGGT ATCTCAAAAGTTTGAAGATCCAGCTGAAGGTGAAGAAGCTTTAGTGGCCAAGTTCACTAAGCTCCATGAGGATCTAACTACTGGTTTCCGCAACCTCGAGGATGAAACTCGTTGA
- the LOC124932959 gene encoding uncharacterized protein LOC124932959: MKKGHQISPLSSSSSLSSSSSPPTSPLPISIGPGQRKYSLSSSPSPPSASPPFSISHDASEEYEIGPLLNNKQGISSLTSFGRKNRPVPTPFWLDQDHHHDHHLQSNKSSCLKDLLEWVVLKCCNCNSWSA; the protein is encoded by the exons ATGAAAAAAGGACACCAAATATCACCATTATCGTCTTCTTCATCTTTAtcgtcatcttcttctccaccaACATCTCCACTTCCGATAAGCATTGGACCAGGGCAGCGTAAGTACTCGCTATCCTCATCTCCTTCTCCGCCGTCAGCTTCGCCGCCATTCTCTATAAGCCATGATGCTTCTGAAGAATATGAAATTGGTCCACTTCTGAATAATAAGCAAGGGATATCATCACTCACTTCATTTGGAAGAAAAAATAGACCAGTTCCTACTCCATTTTGGTTGGATCAGGatcatcatcatgatcatcaCTTGCAATCCAACAAAAGCTCTTGTCTCAAAGACTT GTTAGAATGGGTGGTGTTAAAATGTTGTAATTGCAACTCTTGGTCAGCATGA
- the LOC124929973 gene encoding enolase-phosphatase E1-like: MSSRSLGNFLSVDFNSCMAEWDYDHPKKHMFESLIVTGLQTFLEESGPILIEDVKEFFRNACNWGDQDEEWAPEETDPERTEDETVHDDDHSARSPNDAEQSANPETTEGEEGGDTGANDEGHDREEADEAEAERLAQNIFHGINKRDEDVIDLYLEWHEYRFNTKYRDILPNSPQQDCIARLEEQVPVYTAPVIEEFPVDCPTPSREEVETPRDIEAPMQEDVEVPTSKIVEVQILEDVEVPISEIAATNLEDAVTLEPPNENAALIDSSERADPDPTEQSIPSPPPEATASAPPKEQIEDRLQKFEASVSGRIDDQLKKFEMSISGQIEDRLQQLDASISERIDDRVQMAEILKAKENADAAAIEADALVAKKVQDALDVEASKDKGAPRSSQLTEADLEAERIRRAEILYPGYAEKVASQAAEDAARLEREVQQSSDFGQQQQSSVAKCSRRRFLVSRSKQQESQVTRCSKRRSLVSNNNPRSPTIADIDLRLVAISNNSPWSPGATNMGLRSATANSGSPRSTDATSISLRSTTSSTTVFGRHMQSTSVLGQQ, encoded by the exons ATGTCGAGCCGATCTTTGGGAAATTTCCTAAGCGTCGATTTCAACTCATGTATGGCAGAATGGGACTATGACCatccaaagaaacacatgtttgaaagcCTTATTGTCACCGGTCTTCAaaccttcctcgaagaatccggtcctaTTCTGATTGAAGATGTCAAGGAATTCTTCAGAAATGCCTGCAACTGGGGCGATC aggatgaggagtgggcccctGAGGAAACCGACCCGGAGAGGACCGAAGATGAAACGGTCCATGACGACGatcattcggctcggagtccgaacgatgccgaacaaagcGCTAATCCTGaaaccaccgagggtgaagaaggGGGCGATACAGGAGCCAATGATGAAGGCCACGACAGGGAAGAGGCCGACGAagccgaggccgaaagactagcccagaatatctttcacGGCATCAACAAGCGAGACGAGGACGTCATAGACTTatatttggagtggcatgagtaccGGTTCAATACAAAGTATAGAGATATCCTACCGAACTCCCCGCAACAGGATTGCATcgccagattggaggaa caagtaccggtctaCACCGCTCCGGTAATCGAAGAATTTCCAGTTGACTGCCCAACACCTTCAAGAGAGGAAGTTGAGACACCAAGGGATATTGAGGCACCGATGCAAGAAGACGTTGAGGTACCGACTTCAAAAATTGTTGAGGTACAAATTTTAGAAGATGTCGAGGTACCAATCTCAGAAATTGCGGCAACGAACTTGGAGGATGCGGTCACATTAGAACCTCCTAATGAGAATGCTGCACTGATAGACTCCAGTGAGAGAGCCGATCCTGATCCCACCGAGCAATCAATTCCCTCTCCACCACCGGAAGCCACCGCATCGGCTCCTCCTAAAGAACAGATTGAAGACCGGCTCCAAAAGTTTGAAGCATCTGTTTCGGGGAGGATTGATGACCAACTTAAGAAGTTTGAAATGTCCATATCAGGGCAgattgaagaccggcttcaGCAGCTTGACGCATCCATTTCAGAGCGGATCGATGACCGCGTTCAA atggccgaaatcctAAAAGCTAAGGAAAACGCagatgccgcggctatagaggctgatGCTCTAGTGGCTAAAaaggtccaggatgcgctggacgtcGAAGCTAGCAAAGATAAAGGGGCGCCGCGTTCGTCTCAACTGACCGAAGCAGATTTGGAagccgaaagaataagaagagccGAGATCTTATATCCAGGGTATGCTGAAAAAGTGGCAAGTcaggctgcggaggatgccgcacggttggaaagggaG GTGCAACAATCGTCGGACTTCGgtcaacaacaacaatcatcGGTCGCCAAGTGCAGTAGGCGTCGGTTTTTGGTCAGTAGAAGCAAACAACAAGAGTCCCAAGTCACTAGATGCAGCAAGCGTCGATCTTTAGTCAGCAACAACAATCCTCGGTCGCCAACTATAGCAGACATTGATCTTCGGTTAGTAGCAATAAGCAACAACAGTCCTTGGTCGCCAGGTGCAACAAACATGGGTCTTCGGTCAGCAACAGCAAACAGCGGCAGTCCTCGGTCGACAGATGCAACAAGCATTAGTCTTCGGTCGAcaacatcatcaacaacagTTTTCGGTCGCCATATGCAATCAACATCGGTCCTTGGCCAGCAGTAG